From Lepus europaeus isolate LE1 chromosome 3, mLepTim1.pri, whole genome shotgun sequence, a single genomic window includes:
- the FUT9 gene encoding 4-galactosyl-N-acetylglucosaminide 3-alpha-L-fucosyltransferase 9, with product MTSTSKGILRPFLIVCIILGCFMACLLIYIKPTNSWIFSPMESASSVLKMKNFFSTKTDYFNETTILVWVWPFGQTFDLTSCQAMFNIQGCHLTTDRSLYNKSHAVLIHHRDISWDLTNLPQQARPPFQKWIWMNLESPTHTPQKSGIEHLFNLTLTYRRDSDIQVPYGFLTVSTNPFVFEVPSKEKLVCWVVSNWNPEHARVKYYNELSKSIEIHTYGQAFGEYVNDKNLIPTISTCKFYLSFENSIHKDYITEKLYNAFLAGSVPVVLGPSRENYENYIPADSFIHVEDYNSPSELAKYLKEVDKNNKLYLSYFNWRKDFTVNLPRFWESHACLACDHVKRHQEYKSVGNLEKWFWN from the coding sequence ATGACATCAACATCCAAAGGAATTCTCCGCCCATTTTTAATCGTCTGCATTATCCTGGGCTGCTTCATGGCATGTCTGCTCATTTACATCAAGCCCACCAACAGCTGGATCTTCAGCCCAATGGAGTCAGCCAGCTCAGTGCTGAAAATGAAAAACTTCTTCTCCACCAAAACGGATTATTTTAATGAAACTACTATTCTAGTGTGGGTATGGCCATTTGGGCAAACCTTTGACCTTACATCCTGCCAAGCAATGTTCAACATCCAGGGATGCCATCTCACAACAGACCGTTCACTGTACAACAAGTCTCATGCGGTTCTTATCCATCACCGAGACATCAGTTGGGATCTGACTAATTTACCTCAGCAAGCTAGGCCACCCTTCCAGAAATGGATTTGGATGAATTTGGAATCACCAACTCACACTCCTCAAAAGAGTGGAATCGAGCACCTCTTCAACCTGACCCTGACTTACCGCCGTGACTCAGATATCCAAGTGCCTTATGGCTTCTTGACGGTGAGCACAAACCCCTTCGTGTTTGAAGTGCCAAGCAAAGAGAAGTTGGTGTGTTGGGTTGTAAGTAACTGGAATCCTGAGCATGCCAGGGTCAAGTATTACAATGAGCTAAGCAAAAGCATTGAAATCCATACTTAtgggcaagcatttggagaatatgttaatgataaaaatttgaTTCCTACCATATCTACTTGTAAATTTTATCTTTCCTTTGAAAACTCAATCCACAAAGATTACATCACAGAAAAGCTCTATAATGCTTTTCTGGCTGGCTCTGTGCCAGTTGTTCTAGGGCCATCTAGGGAAAACTATGAAAATTATATTCCagcagattcattcattcatgtggaAGACTATAACTCTCCCAGTGAGCTAGCAAAGTATTTGAAGGAGGTTGACAAAAACAATAAGCTATACCTAAGTTACTTTAACTGGAGGAAAGATTTCACTGTAAATCTTCCAAGATTTTGGGAATCACACGCATGCTTGGCTTGCGATCATGTGAAAAGGCATCAAGAATATAAGTCTGTTGGTAATTtagagaaatggttttggaattaa